The genome window GCCCTCCATGCGCAGCATGGTCGGGAGGAAGCGGTGCATGCCGCGGAAGAGCTTCACGTTGCGAAGGAAGCTGGCGCGCATGACGCGCAGGGAGCAGCCGACATCCGTGACCGATTCGCCCGTCATGCGATTCCGAAAGCCGTTGCCCACCCGCGACGAGAGCTTGCGAACCCAGGTGTCCTGCCGGTTGGCGCGAACGCCGTTCACGACATCTGCCTGATTCAACGCAGCAAGGAGGCGCGGCAGATCTGCGGGATCGTTCTGGAGATCGGCGTCCAGGGTGCCAACGATCTCTCCGCGCGCGGCCTTGAAGCCAGCGTCCAGTGCGGCGCTCTGACCACTGTTCTCCGCGAGGCAGAGGATCCGGACGCGCTCATCGCGCTTCGCCAGACCCTGAAGGACGCCAACGCTGCCATCCCGGCTGCCATCATCGACGTAGAGGAACTCCACGCCACCGCCGACTTCCGACAACGCCTGATCGAGTTCAGCGTGAAGCGTCTCGAGATTGTCGGCTTCGTCGTACACCGGTACGACGATCGAGAGGTAGATCTGGCTCTTCACGCTGGGCTCGTCCCCTGTGCAAGCAACTCTGGATTCCGCGCGGCGACCATGCGACGCAGGCCCTCTCGCCATGGAACCCGAGAGCGACCCACGCGATCCTCCAGCTTCGACACATCGAGCGGCAACGGGGCCAACGCCTGGTCCGTTGGCGTGAGCTTTGGCTCGAGGCCAGTCAGCTCGCCGAGGTATGCGCACCAATCCTCGATGCACGTGTCCTCGCTTCCGGCCCAGTTCACCACCGTCGCCGGCACGCTGGCCATCTCCAGGAGACCCTCGAGGCTTCGCACGTAGTCCTCTTCGTGAAAGAGAGGGAACCGATTGGGGCCATCCGGGTGCACCGGAATCGGCACGTCGTTCTTCATCATCATCATCAGGTGGTACCAGGGCCATCCACCCTCGTCTCCATAAGGCACACCGAGCCGCGCGATCGTCGTGGGCAGCTTCCACTGCCGAGCCGAAAACCGCACGACGGCCTCGGCCGCGATCTTCGCGAGGCTGTAGGTCGGCATCATCACCCGGTGGTGATCGCCCAGCGGGTCGCCTTCGGACCGGGGTTCCCCTTCGGCCGCTTGATACACCCCAGCCGTCGAACAATGCA of bacterium contains these proteins:
- a CDS encoding glycosyltransferase family 2 protein, which encodes MYLSIVVPVYDEADNLETLHAELDQALSEVGGGVEFLYVDDGSRDGSVGVLQGLAKRDERVRILCLAENSGQSAALDAGFKAARGEIVGTLDADLQNDPADLPRLLAALNQADVVNGVRANRQDTWVRKLSSRVGNGFRNRMTGESVTDVGCSLRVMRASFLRNVKLFRGMHRFLPTMLRMEGARLVELPVNHRPRLHGQSKYGIGNRLFVGVADVIAVRWMQSRRLTYQVHERKREDAS
- a CDS encoding NAD(P)-dependent oxidoreductase, yielding MEGRSILITGATGQVAFPIARELARNNRVFALGRFQKAEDRVRIEGLGAQAVVADLVTGDFSSVPTGLDAVLHFAVTRSSTPDFEDDLAMNAEGVGMLMAHCKDARAFLHCSTAGVYQAAEGEPRSEGDPLGDHHRVMMPTYSLAKIAAEAVVRFSARQWKLPTTIARLGVPYGDEGGWPWYHLMMMMKNDVPIPVHPDGPNRFPLFHEEDYVRSLEGLLEMASVPATVVNWAGSEDTCIEDWCAYLGELTGLEPKLTPTDQALAPLPLDVSKLEDRVGRSRVPWREGLRRMVAARNPELLAQGTSPA